A portion of the Streptomyces erythrochromogenes genome contains these proteins:
- a CDS encoding PIG-L family deacetylase: protein MLVLRGNEALAGLAAHTPAVAPPPATGAVPDPGRIVQIVAHPDDDLYFMNPDLRYSISAGHPVASVYLTAGEADGINATPAKGATTAPDKPAYAEARQNGIRAAYAKMATGDRTSAWQRTVVPTKGGGHAEVDVLVAKPQVNLVWLQLREAGHGYADVPDSLHGLWNGKVARLESMLSSGTPVKQRFAYSKDQVVQTLVGVLEQYTPTTVRFQDPTPGRYPDTKQYTDHQDHFYGARFVQMATAAYAKDVKDRPHFAVQNYVGYFNGSLPSALDPQEAKEKLDSLDTYAWLDRQNHCGSNAGCGDLKVSDKPAGNRWTDTVNYARGTGTDWLTSDKDHGLWAFKVLDGQVAVWHRSGPVGPWRGPDLLPGTGMDPGAGAVTLKDGRIAVFGTRTSFGARPADYKREVVYTVQKQPGADGFGEWQSLGTPEAADETWTSDISAPAVSVDGTGQLAAYVRDGAYGLRGRVQQPDGGWGPWEKLGGEDLHGAPVTAIDGAGRRIVLSATSKTVVGWAQPKPGAPLGRVTATGLPDTTLPLTAVGREGGVRLWFRKPGSGNVRTALMTADDGLKVNNMTDLGGLNGFGSVTASGHVLAGRTAGGQLGSEVGPGRPWGRSPLMFVGAPSSTTTGRNMVSLAVVGLDARLYVTSSADAPDAYLAPWQPVGPRNAAP from the coding sequence ATGCTCGTGCTCCGCGGCAACGAGGCCCTCGCCGGCCTGGCCGCCCACACCCCTGCCGTCGCGCCGCCGCCGGCCACCGGCGCCGTACCCGACCCCGGCCGCATCGTCCAGATCGTCGCGCACCCCGACGACGACCTGTACTTCATGAATCCGGACCTGCGTTACTCGATATCCGCCGGCCACCCCGTGGCCTCCGTCTACCTCACCGCGGGCGAAGCGGACGGCATCAACGCCACGCCCGCCAAGGGGGCGACCACGGCCCCCGACAAGCCCGCCTACGCCGAGGCCCGCCAGAACGGCATCCGCGCCGCCTACGCCAAGATGGCCACCGGCGACCGCACCAGCGCCTGGCAGCGCACCGTCGTCCCGACGAAGGGCGGCGGCCACGCGGAGGTCGACGTCCTCGTCGCCAAACCCCAGGTCAACCTGGTCTGGCTGCAGTTGCGCGAGGCCGGCCACGGCTACGCCGACGTGCCCGACAGCCTGCACGGCCTGTGGAACGGCAAGGTCGCCCGCCTGGAGTCGATGCTCTCCTCCGGGACCCCGGTCAAGCAGCGGTTCGCGTACTCCAAGGACCAGGTCGTCCAGACCCTCGTCGGGGTCCTGGAGCAGTACACGCCGACCACCGTCCGCTTCCAGGACCCGACCCCCGGCCGGTACCCGGACACCAAGCAGTACACCGACCACCAGGACCACTTCTACGGCGCCCGCTTCGTGCAGATGGCCACCGCCGCCTACGCGAAGGACGTCAAGGACCGGCCGCACTTCGCGGTGCAGAACTACGTCGGCTACTTCAACGGCTCCCTCCCCAGCGCCCTGGACCCGCAGGAGGCCAAGGAGAAGCTGGACAGCCTCGACACCTACGCCTGGCTCGACCGGCAGAACCACTGCGGCAGCAACGCCGGCTGCGGCGACCTGAAGGTGTCCGACAAGCCGGCGGGCAACCGGTGGACGGACACCGTCAACTACGCCCGCGGCACCGGCACCGACTGGCTGACCTCCGACAAGGACCACGGCCTGTGGGCCTTCAAGGTGCTCGACGGCCAGGTCGCCGTCTGGCACCGGTCCGGCCCTGTCGGCCCCTGGCGGGGCCCGGACCTGCTGCCCGGCACCGGAATGGACCCGGGCGCCGGCGCCGTGACGCTGAAGGACGGCCGTATCGCGGTCTTCGGCACCCGCACCTCCTTCGGGGCCCGGCCCGCCGACTACAAGCGCGAGGTCGTCTACACGGTCCAGAAGCAGCCCGGGGCGGACGGGTTCGGGGAGTGGCAGTCGCTCGGCACCCCCGAGGCCGCGGACGAGACGTGGACCTCCGACATCAGCGCGCCGGCCGTCTCGGTCGACGGCACCGGGCAGCTGGCGGCGTACGTGCGCGACGGCGCGTACGGCCTGCGCGGCCGGGTGCAGCAGCCGGACGGCGGCTGGGGGCCCTGGGAGAAGCTCGGCGGCGAGGACCTGCACGGCGCCCCGGTCACCGCGATCGACGGCGCGGGGCGGCGCATAGTCCTGTCGGCGACGTCGAAGACGGTCGTCGGCTGGGCGCAGCCGAAGCCGGGCGCCCCGCTGGGCCGCGTCACGGCCACCGGGCTGCCGGACACCACGCTCCCGCTGACCGCGGTGGGCCGCGAGGGCGGGGTGCGGCTGTGGTTCCGCAAACCCGGCTCGGGCAACGTCCGTACGGCCCTGATGACGGCCGACGACGGGCTGAAGGTGAACAACATGACCGACCTCGGCGGGCTGAACGGCTTCGGCTCGGTGACGGCGAGCGGGCACGTGCTGGCGGGCCGCACGGCGGGCGGACAGCTCGGCTCGGAGGTCGGGCCGGGACGGCCGTGGGGGCGGTCCCCGCTGATGTTCGTCGGCGCACCCTCCTCCACGACGACCGGGAGGAACATGGTCAGTCTGGCGGTGGTGGGGCTCGACGCGCGGCTGTACGTGACCTCGTCGGCGGACGC